Below is a window of Lacibacter sp. H407 DNA.
TGTATTTAAACCCCAACCTACTCTTTGTGCATACTCAGTAATAAAATTCTGGTATGAAAAACCACCTACAATATTGAGGTTGTTTTTACCAAAGTCTTTATCATATGTTACAGTATGTTCAACCAATATAGATCTCAGATCGAGATTTTGTTTGGTTGTACGGCCATTGCCTGCAATCGGATTTTGATAATCTTTTACAGTTGGTCCGTTAGGCACACCCAATACGGTATTACCACCATAAGCATTGGCACTTAACCGTGGATCTGCAAACGAAATACGTTCAGATTTCATGTTATCGTATCCAAACAATACTTTGTAAGTAAGTCCCTTTGTAATAAGGTAGCTACCTGAAATACTGGTTAAGAAACGGTTCACACGGTCGTTGTCATCAAAATAAGCCAGCATCTGAGATGGATTACGTTGATCACCCGGCTGATAAAATGAGCCGTTGGCATTGTAAATAGGATAGGTTGGGTTAAACTGCAAAGCAGCTCCCAACAAACTTCCCTGGTAACCGGCGTTATTACTTAAAGGAGGATATTGATTTTTTGTATTGGAATAAGTTGTCGCCAATTCAAATTTCAATTTATCCTTCAAAAATTTCTGTGTAATGTTTGCACGTGCTGTTAAACGTTTCAGCGAACTGTTTTTGATAATACCTTGCTGATCGTCATAAGAACCACTCAGGCGTAGGTTTGTACCATTTGCACTGAAGCCCCAGCCAAGATTATAGTTTTGTGAAATAGCAGTTCTGAAGATCTGATCCTGCCAATCAGTATTGGCACCCTTATCTAACAGACCAACGGCAATTGCAGCATCGTTCGGATTAGAACCACCGTCGATATTTGCTTTTTTAGCAGCAAGCAGGAAATCCTGTGGGCTCATCATATCATAGCGCTTCGCAGTTGTTGCAACACTTGTGGTTGCGCCGAAATTAAACTGACCTCGTTTTCCGCCCTTACCTGCTTTTGTGGTAATTAACACAACACCATTTGCACCTCTTGAACCGTAAATAGCGGCAGCCGATGCATCTTTTAAAATGGTAATGCTTTCAATGTCGTTCGGGTTTAGGAACATCAATGGATTTCGTGGAGTTGTACTTCCTTCCACACCACTGGCACTACCCAATGTACCACCACTGGCAATAGGCACACCATCTACTACATACAATGGTTCCTGATTACCTCTGATGGAAGCTGTACCCCTGATGTTGATGGTAGCAGCAGAGCCGGGCTCGCCACTTGCAGGTGTAACTAATACACCGGGCGTACGGCCTTGGATCAGTTGATCAGGCGTACCAATTTGCCCTTTATTGAAGTCTTTTGTAGTGATGTTGGCTACAGAACCAGTAAGGTCTTTCACCTTTCTTGTACCATAACCAATAACTACTACTTCATTTAAGGCAGCATCTTGTGTTTCGAGTGAAACAGCTACATTGTCTTTTCCGGAAATACCAACTTCCTGCGTTGAAAAGCCAACGGAAGAAATTACTAAAGTTGAAGCATTTGCAGGAACACCGTTTAATGTAAACGATCCATCGGCTGCTGTTGTGGTAGAAACTTTTGTTCCTTTTACCAATACTGTTGCTGATGGAACTCCGTCGCCTTTGGAGTCTGTTACCTTTCCACTTACAGTTCGTGTTTGAGCTGATGCAAAAGCCACCAGTACAAACAAACTGAGCATAGTGAGAATGCCTCTTGCAAGTTTCGTCAAGATCATAATCAGTAGTTTTTAAATTGTTGAGGGTTATAGACTGCAGCTTCGTCTATGCACAATACACCAAGGGGGAGGTCCAGTTTTGCAGAACTGATCATCCTGAACCATACTTATATGGCAACATGCAATCGATGGGCTGTTAATCTTCTGTGAATTTAAACGAAGTTTTCAGCAAATAGTTCCAACAAAACATGTTAAGTTTATGAAACCGTTTCGCAAACGATTGCGAAAATAATTGCGGTGGAAAAATTATCGACCCTAATCTCTTAATATGGCGAATGCTACACTCAAAAAAATAGCCCAGGTATTGGATATCAGTATTTCTACTGTATCGAGAGCACTGAAAAATCATCCCGATATCTCAACCAACACAAAACAAAAAGTAATGGAGTTGGCTGAAACATTGGAGTATGAACCCAACGCAGTGGCGGTGAACCTGCGGAGCAAGAACACGAAAGTGTTTGGTATCATGATCCCATCTATTACCAATAATTTCTACGATTCATTTATTGCGGCGGTTGAAGAAGAAGTAAAACAATCAGGCTATTCATTGATGATCCTGCAAAGTGCAGACAATGCTGAGACCGAAATTGAGAATTTAAAAATTTACCGGCAGAACAGGGTAAGTGGTGTATTTGTATGTTTAGCTAAAGAAACAACTAATCTCGATTCCTATCATAAAATGAAAGACGCAGGTATCCCGGTAGTGTTTTTTGATAAAGTGCCGGATGATGATACATACAACAGAGTTTGCCTGGCCGATAAAGATGCAGCGGTAATGGCAGCAGAAGCCTTATTGAAAAAACAGAAGAAAAACATACTGGCCATTTTTGGTGATCCGCAAATATCTATTACCAAACGAAGATTACAGGCATTGAACGAAACATTGCAACCCCACAAGAAAATAAAATTAACTGTTGAACATGCAGACACCATGGAGGTAGCAGGAGCAATCACCCATCGTTACTTTCAATTGAAGCAACCACCCGATGCAGTGTTTTGTATGAGCGATGAAATATTAATGGGCGTAATGAAATGTGTGCAGCAATTGAAACTTGACATTCCAAAGCAAGCAGGAGTGATTGCATTAAGCGATGGCTTTTTTCCAAAGATCTATTTTCCCGAGATCACCTATGTTGAAACAAGTGGTTACCGTTTGGGAAAACTTGCCTGCGAACGAATGATGCAATGTGTGAAAGGAAAAGAAGAACCAAAAGAGTTGTTTGTAAGTTCCCGCTTTGTAGAAGGTAATTCGCTATAATGCAGCGTTGTTTGTTTGCTGTTGATTGATCTTCACCTGAACACGAATCAATAATCCCAGCAACAGAAAATAAATGCTGCCGATCTTATCGGTTTCAATTAAATCACTCAACAGGTTTAAGGTTACAACCATACTTAATACAACTGCGCACAACATCGACAGGGATCGTTCAAACTGATCATTCAATACATGATATCCTTTTACAGCAATTGCAAACATGCCGAACAATAAAATGATCAACAGTAATAAACCGGGTATGCCCTGTTCAATTGCAATGAGCAGAAAATAATTATGAACCGATGACTTTTCCTCATTCTTGCTTACCCATGTTTTAAACGCTGCAACAGTGTATTCTTTGTAATAAATGGTAAACGTATTCGGACCATACCCTTTCAACTTTTCTTTATTCACCATTTTTATCCCGGCGATCCAGCGGTAAAAACGTTCCATGGTCGACATGTCTTTCAATGTATAGGTTGCTTCCAGGTGTTCATTAAAATTTGTATGCTGAGTAGTTGTATTAAAGTCAGGTGCAAATTTGAGATAGTTATCTTCTTGAACCAACCAGAACAAACTTAATGCTGCGAGAATGATCACAGCCATTATCAGCGACAGTAAAAATTTCCGTTTTACCGCCACCCACGCAATCACTCCCGATAATAAACAAAGCCATGCGCCTCTTGAATAAGCAAAAAATAAAGCAGCAAGAAACAACCCCATACAAACAAGTATCCATGTACGTAAACGACCGACTGCAAAATGATGCCATACAAACAGGATCGGGAACAAGCACACCAGCAGCGCCGAATAATTCACATGGTTACGAAAAAACGGATCTAATGTAGAGTTGATCGATTCAAACGTAAATCCTTTTTCTGCATGACGGATCAAACTGACGCAGACGGGAAGAAGCATGGAAAAGATGAGGCACTTTGATGCGAGTACAAGATCTTTCTTTGTTCGCAAAAACAATAAGCTACCCACCACAAACGCAAGAATAAACCAGGTTTTCGCCAGGCTGTATTTTACACTCAACCATACTTCATGCGAAAAGAAAACCGTTACCAACGTCCAGCTAAGTTGCAGCAGCAGCAAAAAAAATAAACTGCTTTTTTTTAATTCAACCGGAAACAGCGAGGGCTTTATCAGCAGTATACATACAAGTGAACCCGACAGTAACAGCATCATCGGTTCATCAGGAAGATCGGTGGATAGTGTATCGGTTACTGCAAATTCAGTAGAAAGTGGAACAGCAACCAGCAAAGCAAAAAACAAATAGCGTACGTTGATCGTAAACAGCAAAATGGCCAATACGGCAAACGGAAGGATCAGCAAGATTTTCTCATCCAATACCACACCCAATACAAAACATGCAATGGCTGCCAATGCCGGCAACCAATAGTTGATCAACTCCTGTTTTGTAAAGAGGTGTTGCATATCAGCTTGCTTTTGACCGGGAACGCCATTCCACAAACAACAATAACAATACAGAAAAAATAAACGACACAACAGCCGCCATAATGACGCCTGCAATAATTTTTGGTTTATCTTTTTTCAATGCCGGTAATGCTTCTTCGATCACAAATAAAGAGCTTACATTGTTTACACTGGTGTTGAATTGCTGGATGAGTTTTTCTGTTTCATTCAGCCGGTTGATGATATCGGTCTTTCTTGCTAACAAAAACGCATCAGCACCTAATTGTAACTGCTGTTCAATTTGCTGCAGCGTATCCTTTTGTGTGTTGAAATCATGCTGCAGCTTTTGCAATATTTCCAGCTTCATATTATTGGACGATGCTACACTCTTTTGATTGGTGCGTGTAACAATGGCATTGGCAATGGCAGCAGCAAGTTGTTTATCGGTATCCCACACGTTCACTTTTACATGACCAAACTCGTTCTTATGAATATGTACATTCTCTTTGTATTCATAATCGGCGAGGTAAGCAGCTCGTACATTGGAAGAATCAATTTTGTAATGCTTCATCAATCGGAAACTATCTACCATAAACCTGCACATTTCTTCCGAACGTGCAAGCGCCATCAACCGGTCATTATCAAATTCGCCACCGTAATAAAAGTATTGTTCCCAAAATTCGGTGCGGTAAATATTCGAACGATCGCCAAGATTGGGATTGGCAGCCGTAAAAACAGCGGAGCTTCTGAAATAGGGTTTTTGTATAAACAGAATTACACCTGTTGCCAACGAACCAAGCAATACCAGTATAGCTGCCTGCTTCCATCGTTTGCGGATCACTTCAAAAACAATATCTACATTCATAAGCAATTACAATTCAAATGAAACGAAAGTACAATTCGTTTTTATACGCACAAATCAAAATCAGGCTACATCCAATGCCACCTGCACTTTGCGGTTAAAACTTTCATCGAGTGAAATAAAAGTTTCGGTACGTTCGATCCCCTTTATTTTTTGCAACGCATCGTGCAATACATACCGCAACTGATTAATGTCTTTACATACCACTTCAATAAACATACTGTAGTTACCGGTAGTATAGTTAAGGCGAACAATCTCCGGTATCTTACGCAGATCCTTTGCCACCGTATCGTACAACGAACTTTTTTCAAGATAAATACCCACAAAGGCAGTAATGTCGTAACCGAGGGCTTTAATATCTACATTCAACTTTGTACCTTTAACAATTCCATGTTCCTGTAGTTTTTTGATCCGTACATGGATGGTTCCCCCGGAAACAAAGAGCTTTTTGCCCAAATCAGCGTAAGAGATCTGCGCATCTTCCATCATTTCTGAAATGATCTGCAGATCGAGTTTGTCAAGATTTAATTTCGATGCCATTTTTACGATTCGTTTTAATGCTTTTCCAATATTAGTGATTAAATTTTGAATAATATCGAAAGTTTTAAAATTTTTGTTGAATAATTTGCAATGAATAGGGGATATGGTTTAATATTGCACTGTAATCGTTCTTTGAACAACATACTGTGGAGTGATGAAATTTTCGGCAGACATGCCCTCTCGTCTCGGGGGTGGAGAAACCAGGATAAACGTAACGTAGGGCAGTAATGCCGGGGTTGACCACCAACCATGCGTTATGGCTAACTGCTCCGTGGAGGTTCGATCCCTCCCTCTACAGCAAAACAATCAGGTGAAGAAACAGACAATTGGCAATGAGCCTTTGAACGAAATCATCTGTTGTTAACGAGTTCTTTTTTACACTGTGGGGTGATGAAATTTTTGGCAGACATGCCCTCTCGTCTCGGGGGTGGAGATAACAGGATAAACGCAGCATAGAGCCGACGTTACTTTTGGTAAGGCCGACCGGGGTTGACCACTAAACTTTGTGCTGCAGCTAACTGCTCC
It encodes the following:
- a CDS encoding O-antigen ligase family protein encodes the protein MQHLFTKQELINYWLPALAAIACFVLGVVLDEKILLILPFAVLAILLFTINVRYLFFALLVAVPLSTEFAVTDTLSTDLPDEPMMLLLSGSLVCILLIKPSLFPVELKKSSLFFLLLLQLSWTLVTVFFSHEVWLSVKYSLAKTWFILAFVVGSLLFLRTKKDLVLASKCLIFSMLLPVCVSLIRHAEKGFTFESINSTLDPFFRNHVNYSALLVCLFPILFVWHHFAVGRLRTWILVCMGLFLAALFFAYSRGAWLCLLSGVIAWVAVKRKFLLSLIMAVIILAALSLFWLVQEDNYLKFAPDFNTTTQHTNFNEHLEATYTLKDMSTMERFYRWIAGIKMVNKEKLKGYGPNTFTIYYKEYTVAAFKTWVSKNEEKSSVHNYFLLIAIEQGIPGLLLLIILLFGMFAIAVKGYHVLNDQFERSLSMLCAVVLSMVVTLNLLSDLIETDKIGSIYFLLLGLLIRVQVKINQQQTNNAAL
- a CDS encoding Lrp/AsnC ligand binding domain-containing protein encodes the protein MASKLNLDKLDLQIISEMMEDAQISYADLGKKLFVSGGTIHVRIKKLQEHGIVKGTKLNVDIKALGYDITAFVGIYLEKSSLYDTVAKDLRKIPEIVRLNYTTGNYSMFIEVVCKDINQLRYVLHDALQKIKGIERTETFISLDESFNRKVQVALDVA
- a CDS encoding LacI family DNA-binding transcriptional regulator, with the translated sequence MANATLKKIAQVLDISISTVSRALKNHPDISTNTKQKVMELAETLEYEPNAVAVNLRSKNTKVFGIMIPSITNNFYDSFIAAVEEEVKQSGYSLMILQSADNAETEIENLKIYRQNRVSGVFVCLAKETTNLDSYHKMKDAGIPVVFFDKVPDDDTYNRVCLADKDAAVMAAEALLKKQKKNILAIFGDPQISITKRRLQALNETLQPHKKIKLTVEHADTMEVAGAITHRYFQLKQPPDAVFCMSDEILMGVMKCVQQLKLDIPKQAGVIALSDGFFPKIYFPEITYVETSGYRLGKLACERMMQCVKGKEEPKELFVSSRFVEGNSL
- a CDS encoding SusC/RagA family TonB-linked outer membrane protein — encoded protein: MILTKLARGILTMLSLFVLVAFASAQTRTVSGKVTDSKGDGVPSATVLVKGTKVSTTTAADGSFTLNGVPANASTLVISSVGFSTQEVGISGKDNVAVSLETQDAALNEVVVIGYGTRKVKDLTGSVANITTKDFNKGQIGTPDQLIQGRTPGVLVTPASGEPGSAATINIRGTASIRGNQEPLYVVDGVPIASGGTLGSASGVEGSTTPRNPLMFLNPNDIESITILKDASAAAIYGSRGANGVVLITTKAGKGGKRGQFNFGATTSVATTAKRYDMMSPQDFLLAAKKANIDGGSNPNDAAIAVGLLDKGANTDWQDQIFRTAISQNYNLGWGFSANGTNLRLSGSYDDQQGIIKNSSLKRLTARANITQKFLKDKLKFELATTYSNTKNQYPPLSNNAGYQGSLLGAALQFNPTYPIYNANGSFYQPGDQRNPSQMLAYFDDNDRVNRFLTSISGSYLITKGLTYKVLFGYDNMKSERISFADPRLSANAYGGNTVLGVPNGPTVKDYQNPIAGNGRTTKQNLDLRSILVEHTVTYDKDFGKNNLNIVGGFSYQNFITEYAQRVGWGLNTAVVNPTDVFVKDFNNFKNYADMFPGYDKNELQSVFGRVNYSYDNKYFLTATVRADGSSKFGANNRYGVFPAFAAKWKLINEDFASNSLGKWFSDFSLRANYGVLGSQDGLPSYGSVNRQFSYKDANGADQVAFIQTGNPDLKWEEAATTGAGIDITTADNRLSVTVDYFFTKRTNILFNAPTPGGFAPTSNWFINLPGYVVNKGWEFSINYKVIDNAKFTWDVNYNMTLVKNELRDLPVPVITGGVSGQGLTGAYAQTFTNGQPLFTWAMPVFGGFDGNGNARYENGAQSQLVGSAIPTFYAGLTNNFTFGNWSLSVFMNSVADFYVYNNTANALFLKGSLRNGRNVTNAAGTSPENPFNPGSVSTRFLEKGDFIRLSNVNLSYAFNMKNSKVVKMLSLFVSGQNLALFTKYSGIDPEVNVDKSISGVPSRGFDYTNYPRPRIVSMGVNVGF